Proteins co-encoded in one Sulfurimonas sp. HSL1-2 genomic window:
- a CDS encoding DUF302 domain-containing protein produces the protein MKNVMTAVAAIMMTFMISGCSTMHMGWTAVTQQYKLDDKAMDAYDNMFTKVTEYGDPARAMMQEWLVKDDIANDDVAETIKSLAEEYNMRVTGDIKMYTKDDAAPTEVKHARIFSLCSLPIAKVFLNYSRYYGGFMPCRIMLVEYGNGERWLVSMDMTLAIHGGYELPADMLKMALSVKKAMDEIPARAAIGDF, from the coding sequence TTGAAAAACGTAATGACAGCAGTAGCTGCAATCATGATGACCTTCATGATCAGTGGTTGTTCGACAATGCACATGGGATGGACCGCGGTAACGCAACAGTACAAACTGGACGACAAGGCAATGGATGCCTACGACAACATGTTCACGAAAGTCACTGAGTACGGTGACCCGGCAAGAGCTATGATGCAGGAGTGGCTGGTCAAAGACGATATCGCGAACGACGATGTCGCCGAGACGATCAAATCACTGGCAGAAGAGTACAACATGCGCGTCACGGGCGACATCAAGATGTACACAAAAGACGATGCGGCACCGACCGAAGTCAAGCACGCGCGTATCTTCTCCCTGTGTAGCCTTCCGATCGCGAAAGTCTTCCTGAACTATTCACGCTACTACGGCGGTTTCATGCCGTGCCGTATCATGCTGGTTGAATACGGCAACGGTGAGCGCTGGCTCGTCAGCATGGACATGACACTGGCGATCCACGGCGGTTACGAGCTCCCGGCTGATATGCTCAAAATGGCACTCAGCGTCAAAAAAGCAATGGACGAGATCCCGGCACGCGCTGCTATCGGCGACTTCTAA
- a CDS encoding DUF2231 domain-containing protein, which produces MQLPQISIPLTLPFEVPAMLHPVIIHFALVLPIIVLLLELANLGFKRRALSLSSLGLLLLSVLFYVAAYFTGKADGSEAFELLGDEAREALGAHKMLGTYLVYALLIPLAFKLVAMLLAQKWARGALIVTLIMFISFMVKQGYDGGELVYRYGVNVAAVTEAQAAASDARDELADMNETVTEQAAEIETLKAQIAAMQQQAGESFGEKMDKAVTDAVSKVKKIFSDDNATKAAPQEEKAPSAETNGTI; this is translated from the coding sequence ATGCAGTTACCCCAGATTTCCATCCCCCTGACACTGCCGTTCGAGGTGCCGGCGATGCTGCACCCGGTCATCATCCATTTCGCACTCGTACTGCCCATCATCGTCCTGCTCCTGGAGCTGGCGAACCTCGGTTTCAAGCGCCGTGCGCTCAGCCTCTCGTCGCTCGGGCTGCTGCTGCTGTCGGTACTCTTCTATGTGGCGGCCTATTTCACCGGCAAGGCGGACGGCAGCGAAGCCTTCGAACTGCTCGGCGATGAGGCGCGCGAAGCGCTGGGCGCGCACAAGATGCTCGGTACCTACCTCGTCTACGCGCTGCTCATTCCATTGGCGTTCAAACTGGTGGCGATGCTGCTGGCGCAGAAATGGGCCCGCGGGGCACTGATCGTGACGCTTATCATGTTCATCAGCTTTATGGTCAAACAGGGGTATGACGGCGGCGAGCTCGTCTACCGCTACGGTGTCAACGTGGCGGCGGTAACGGAGGCACAAGCAGCCGCCTCCGACGCGCGCGACGAGCTGGCGGATATGAACGAGACGGTCACGGAGCAGGCCGCGGAGATCGAAACCCTCAAGGCGCAGATCGCGGCGATGCAGCAGCAGGCCGGCGAGAGCTTCGGGGAGAAGATGGACAAGGCGGTGACCGATGCCGTCTCCAAGGTGAAGAAAATCTTCAGCGACGACAACGCTACCAAAGCGGCGCCGCAGGAGGAGAAGGCCCCTTCAGCCGAGACAAACGGGACGATTTGA
- the dapE gene encoding succinyl-diaminopimelate desuccinylase has product MDVVELFKHLIERKSETPDDGGILDFVEGYLDGYTAVRIDVDEVKNLFIYKRFGSGNHLCFAGHVDVVPAGEGWETDPYTAVEKEGKIYGRGAQDMKAGVSAFLQAVKETETFGGTLSLLLTSDEEGPAKHGTVELLKWLKAEGMLPDACIVAEPTCEERFGDAIKVGRRGSINGVIEKRGKQGHAAYPEKAKNPIHKVAQVLHYMAGVNLDEGDEYFSPSQFVVTDIRAGMEVTNVTPGKLKMMFNVRNSTKTSKEDIAEFVHHYFKEMDYTLTLDQSAKPFVTDANTHIVRTIDAAIASVTGMRPKHSTAGGTSDARFIAEYGIDVIEFGVRNDTIHAPNECTTPEQVRGLCDVFKQVIATY; this is encoded by the coding sequence TTGGACGTCGTTGAACTCTTCAAACACCTGATCGAACGCAAAAGCGAGACGCCGGACGACGGCGGCATCCTTGACTTCGTCGAAGGCTACCTGGACGGCTATACCGCCGTGCGCATCGACGTGGACGAGGTGAAGAACCTCTTTATCTATAAACGTTTCGGCAGCGGGAACCATCTCTGTTTTGCCGGGCACGTTGACGTCGTCCCGGCCGGGGAGGGGTGGGAGACCGACCCCTACACGGCCGTCGAAAAAGAGGGGAAGATCTACGGCCGCGGCGCTCAGGATATGAAAGCCGGCGTCTCGGCGTTCCTGCAGGCGGTCAAAGAGACGGAGACCTTCGGGGGCACCCTTTCACTGCTGCTCACATCCGACGAGGAGGGGCCGGCGAAACACGGTACGGTGGAGCTTCTGAAATGGCTCAAAGCGGAGGGGATGCTCCCCGATGCCTGTATCGTCGCCGAACCGACCTGCGAAGAGCGCTTCGGCGATGCCATCAAGGTCGGCCGCCGCGGTTCCATCAACGGGGTGATCGAAAAGCGGGGCAAACAGGGGCATGCCGCCTACCCGGAAAAGGCGAAGAACCCCATCCATAAAGTCGCCCAGGTGCTGCACTATATGGCAGGGGTCAACCTGGACGAGGGGGACGAATATTTCAGCCCAAGCCAGTTCGTCGTGACCGATATCCGTGCGGGGATGGAAGTGACCAACGTGACGCCGGGCAAGCTGAAGATGATGTTCAATGTCCGCAACTCCACGAAAACCTCGAAGGAGGACATCGCCGAATTCGTTCACCACTATTTCAAAGAGATGGATTACACCCTGACCCTCGACCAGAGCGCCAAGCCCTTTGTCACCGACGCGAACACCCACATCGTCCGGACGATCGACGCGGCGATCGCATCGGTAACGGGGATGCGGCCCAAACACTCCACGGCGGGCGGCACTTCCGATGCCCGTTTCATCGCCGAATACGGCATCGACGTCATCGAGTTCGGGGTGCGAAACGACACGATTCACGCCCCCAACGAATGCACGACCCCGGAGCAGGTCCGCGGGCTCTGCGACGTCTTCAAGCAGGTGATCGCCACCTACTGA
- a CDS encoding HNH endonuclease has protein sequence MLHSEIDGILNSKDRLLTEVYFDLQRRFEEKYGSDTVVFMEIGTFYEVYEVNNDDMQVGKAKEMAELLNIQLTKKNKNIAENSVKNPFLAGVPSVSFERYLGRLIQEQRYTIIVIRQKGVPPKLSRFIGQIISPGTNFDHTVDNDDNYIVSLLIDRHKDIYSVGYAAIDVTTGKTWLYETYGTSEDPTYALDEVFNLLNIYRTTEVVLTFLEGVENQKEVIRYLEISEHYAYSVNHERPKIDYQNELFENVYQIQSLLSPIEHLDLERHPFVSEALATLVHFVIEHDYHIIQKLARPKMIDNTRYMYLGNNALEQLAVISKDRSDMTLLKLVDKSVTAIGKRLLKERLLNPIQERSELERRYGLIDRVMPHVRMLGDALRGVYDLERLHRRIALARLHPFEMNYVHASLVGIRELMEFVKRHKLIKTPFSEQEVDTFIRDIEQSIDLEVSRRFTVSTVDDNFLRRGVDVQVDALVDENARMLQNFAIIMDAMERMLGEQGAAAGSGGYVSLGVLDKEGHYISMSRTRWAMIEKEFASGSVDLGNETVCFSDFSVKRLTNSVKITSELTEQLSDKIMRNQAKIVALVKERFIALQRTFERRYTLLFERIIGYVADLDVAVASARAAQQYNFACPTIVDVHEDENFLQLMALRHPLIEIQERQGIYVPNDIVMGNRAYMDLPYPETVMLDPAVHDGHDVNGVLLYGINSSGKSSLMKSVGLAVLMAQAGFYVPASSMKFSLFESLFTRIVSRDNLQKGLSTFAVEMMELKNIFNRAGTRSLILGDEISHGTETLSGVAIVASAIMKLAKLRSLFLFATHLHQLANMEEMRRLENVVDLHLSVEYDAVKDKLVFNRVLQSGSGSSVYGLEFARSLHMDSEFLEAANRIRKRLSNDFDELELLVKKRTSKYNKDLYVTTCVICGAKAEDVHHIAHQSSADARGFIGHVPVNHRHNLVPLCRDHHREIHEGKLVVKGFVMTSSGLELDVEEQLARVQVVKEEVPEINTVDLPEHEPEAPRKASIDMDDF, from the coding sequence GTGCTACACAGCGAGATTGATGGGATTCTCAACAGCAAAGACCGCCTGCTGACAGAGGTCTATTTCGACCTGCAGCGCCGTTTCGAAGAGAAGTACGGCAGCGATACGGTCGTCTTTATGGAGATCGGCACCTTTTACGAAGTCTACGAGGTCAACAATGACGACATGCAGGTGGGCAAGGCCAAGGAGATGGCCGAACTGCTCAACATCCAGCTGACCAAGAAAAACAAGAACATTGCCGAAAACAGCGTCAAGAACCCCTTTCTTGCCGGGGTGCCTTCCGTCTCGTTCGAGCGCTACCTGGGCCGCCTGATCCAGGAGCAGCGCTATACGATCATCGTCATCCGCCAGAAGGGGGTGCCGCCGAAGCTCAGTCGCTTCATCGGGCAGATCATCTCCCCGGGCACGAACTTCGACCATACCGTTGACAACGACGACAACTACATCGTCTCCCTGCTGATCGACCGCCACAAAGATATCTACAGCGTCGGCTATGCGGCCATCGACGTGACGACGGGGAAAACCTGGCTCTACGAGACCTACGGCACGAGCGAAGACCCCACCTATGCGCTGGACGAGGTCTTCAACCTGCTCAACATCTATCGGACGACAGAGGTGGTACTGACCTTCTTGGAGGGGGTGGAGAACCAGAAAGAGGTGATCCGCTACCTGGAGATCAGCGAGCACTACGCCTACAGCGTCAACCACGAACGCCCGAAGATCGATTACCAGAACGAACTCTTTGAAAACGTCTACCAGATCCAGTCTCTACTGTCGCCGATCGAACACCTCGACCTGGAGCGCCACCCCTTCGTCTCCGAAGCGCTGGCGACGCTGGTGCACTTCGTCATCGAACACGACTACCACATCATCCAGAAGCTTGCCCGGCCGAAGATGATCGACAATACGCGCTACATGTACCTGGGCAACAATGCATTGGAACAGCTGGCCGTCATCTCCAAAGACCGCAGCGACATGACACTGCTCAAACTCGTCGACAAGAGCGTGACGGCGATCGGCAAGCGCCTGCTCAAGGAGCGCCTGCTCAACCCCATCCAGGAGCGCAGCGAGCTGGAGCGCCGCTACGGGCTGATCGACCGGGTGATGCCGCACGTGCGGATGCTCGGCGATGCCCTTCGGGGGGTCTACGACCTCGAGCGTCTCCACCGCCGGATCGCCCTGGCACGCCTGCACCCCTTCGAGATGAACTATGTCCACGCCTCGCTTGTCGGCATCCGGGAACTGATGGAGTTCGTCAAACGGCACAAGCTCATCAAGACCCCCTTCAGCGAGCAGGAGGTCGACACTTTTATCCGCGACATCGAGCAGAGCATCGACCTGGAGGTGTCGCGCCGTTTTACCGTCAGCACCGTTGACGACAACTTCCTGCGCCGGGGTGTCGACGTGCAGGTGGACGCACTGGTGGACGAAAACGCCCGGATGCTGCAGAATTTCGCGATCATCATGGACGCGATGGAACGGATGCTCGGCGAGCAGGGGGCGGCTGCGGGGAGCGGCGGCTATGTCTCCCTGGGGGTCCTGGACAAGGAGGGGCACTACATCTCCATGAGCCGGACCCGCTGGGCGATGATCGAAAAGGAGTTCGCCTCCGGCAGCGTCGACCTGGGAAACGAGACGGTCTGTTTCAGCGACTTCAGCGTCAAGCGGCTCACCAACAGTGTCAAGATCACCTCGGAGCTGACCGAACAGCTCTCCGACAAGATCATGCGCAACCAGGCGAAGATCGTCGCCCTGGTCAAGGAGCGTTTCATCGCCCTGCAGCGCACCTTCGAGCGGCGCTATACGCTCCTGTTCGAGCGCATCATCGGCTACGTGGCCGACCTCGACGTGGCCGTCGCCTCCGCGCGGGCGGCGCAGCAGTACAACTTTGCCTGCCCGACCATCGTCGATGTCCATGAGGACGAGAACTTCCTGCAGCTCATGGCGCTGCGCCACCCGCTCATCGAGATCCAGGAGCGGCAGGGGATCTACGTGCCCAACGACATTGTCATGGGCAACCGCGCCTACATGGATCTTCCCTATCCCGAAACGGTCATGCTTGATCCCGCCGTGCACGACGGCCATGATGTCAACGGCGTCCTGCTCTACGGTATCAACTCCAGCGGGAAATCCTCGCTGATGAAGAGCGTCGGGCTGGCGGTGCTGATGGCACAAGCCGGTTTTTACGTACCGGCGTCGTCGATGAAGTTCTCGCTCTTTGAGTCGCTCTTTACCCGGATCGTCTCCCGCGACAACCTGCAAAAGGGGCTCTCCACCTTTGCCGTCGAGATGATGGAACTCAAGAACATCTTCAACCGCGCCGGGACACGGTCGCTGATCCTCGGCGACGAAATCTCGCACGGGACGGAGACGCTCTCCGGCGTCGCCATCGTCGCGAGCGCGATCATGAAACTGGCGAAACTGCGCTCCCTTTTCCTCTTCGCCACCCACCTGCACCAGCTGGCCAACATGGAGGAGATGCGGCGGCTGGAGAATGTCGTCGACCTGCACCTGAGCGTGGAGTATGATGCGGTCAAAGACAAGCTTGTCTTTAACCGCGTGCTGCAGTCGGGCAGCGGTTCGAGCGTCTACGGCCTGGAGTTCGCCCGCTCCCTGCACATGGACTCGGAGTTTCTGGAGGCGGCGAACCGGATCCGCAAGCGCCTCTCCAACGACTTTGACGAACTGGAGCTGCTGGTGAAAAAGCGCACCAGCAAGTACAACAAGGACCTCTACGTCACCACCTGTGTCATCTGCGGGGCGAAGGCGGAAGATGTGCACCATATCGCGCACCAGTCCAGTGCGGATGCCCGCGGGTTCATCGGCCATGTGCCCGTCAACCACCGCCACAATCTCGTTCCCCTCTGCCGTGACCATCACCGGGAGATCCATGAGGGCAAGCTCGTTGTCAAAGGCTTCGTGATGACCTCCAGCGGGCTGGAGCTTGACGTCGAGGAGCAGCTGGCCAGAGTGCAGGTCGTCAAAGAGGAGGTCCCGGAGATCAACACGGTCGACCTGCCAGAGCACGAGCCCGAAGCGCCGCGGAAAGCCTCCATCGACATGGACGATTTCTAG
- the cmoB gene encoding tRNA 5-methoxyuridine(34)/uridine 5-oxyacetic acid(34) synthase CmoB, translating into MGWKNIAPLREALAALPEIETACSYGDTVRLSTEATIDHMQIEAVARMMMPWRKGPFELFGLFIDTEWQSFMKYNLLRPHFNLRGKRVADIGCNNGYYLFRMQEDAPAKLVGFDPSALYKTQFDFINHFAKTEIVYELLGVEHLPQYEEKFDTIFCLGVLYHRSDPVAMLKQLYKGLESSGEVYLDTFMIDGEEEICLSPAGAYSKIPNIYFVPTVPALRNWCLRAGFSGFELLETSVTTPEEQRKTEWIEGQSLEDFLDPEDPSKTVEGYPAPKRVYVRLTKEPKA; encoded by the coding sequence ATGGGATGGAAAAACATCGCCCCGCTGCGGGAGGCACTCGCGGCACTCCCGGAGATCGAGACGGCCTGCAGCTACGGCGATACGGTCCGCCTGAGTACGGAAGCAACGATCGATCATATGCAGATCGAAGCGGTCGCACGGATGATGATGCCGTGGCGCAAAGGGCCGTTTGAACTCTTCGGACTCTTCATCGATACCGAGTGGCAGAGCTTTATGAAATACAACCTGCTCCGTCCCCACTTCAACCTGCGGGGGAAGCGGGTGGCGGACATCGGCTGCAACAACGGCTACTACCTTTTCCGAATGCAGGAGGATGCCCCGGCGAAGCTGGTCGGGTTCGACCCCTCGGCGCTCTACAAGACCCAGTTCGATTTTATCAACCATTTCGCGAAGACGGAGATCGTCTATGAACTGCTGGGCGTCGAACACCTGCCGCAGTACGAAGAGAAGTTCGATACGATCTTCTGCCTGGGGGTGCTCTACCACCGCAGCGATCCCGTGGCGATGCTTAAGCAGCTTTACAAGGGGCTTGAGAGCAGCGGGGAAGTCTACCTCGATACCTTCATGATCGACGGGGAAGAGGAGATCTGCCTCAGCCCGGCGGGGGCGTACTCCAAGATCCCCAACATCTACTTCGTCCCCACCGTCCCCGCGCTGCGCAACTGGTGTCTGCGGGCAGGCTTCAGCGGCTTTGAGCTGTTGGAGACCTCTGTGACGACCCCCGAAGAGCAGCGCAAAACGGAGTGGATCGAGGGACAGAGCCTGGAAGATTTCCTCGATCCCGAAGACCCCTCCAAAACCGTCGAGGGGTATCCCGCCCCCAAACGGGTCTACGTCCGACTGACAAAGGAGCCCAAAGCATGA
- a CDS encoding hotdog domain-containing protein has translation MMLNTHLKIDKGLCGTVITLNEGYAAVELETTPVMAADEEGLVHGGFVFGAADYAAMAAVNEPTVVLAGSSCRFLAPTRVGETLLFKARCMESDGRKYKITVNAFCGETEVFSGDFKAVVLPKHVLG, from the coding sequence ATGATGCTCAACACCCACCTTAAAATAGACAAGGGCCTCTGCGGGACTGTCATTACCCTGAACGAAGGGTATGCGGCGGTCGAATTGGAGACGACGCCGGTCATGGCGGCGGATGAAGAGGGGCTGGTGCACGGCGGCTTCGTTTTCGGCGCAGCCGACTACGCGGCTATGGCGGCCGTCAATGAACCGACCGTCGTTCTGGCGGGGAGCAGCTGCCGCTTTCTTGCCCCGACACGCGTGGGGGAAACCCTGCTGTTCAAAGCGCGGTGTATGGAAAGCGACGGCAGAAAATATAAGATCACGGTAAATGCATTTTGTGGCGAAACGGAAGTGTTTTCGGGGGATTTCAAAGCCGTGGTCCTGCCCAAACACGTGTTGGGTTGA